In Zingiber officinale cultivar Zhangliang chromosome 8B, Zo_v1.1, whole genome shotgun sequence, a single genomic region encodes these proteins:
- the LOC122014218 gene encoding nuclear transport factor 2B-like yields MDDADGKDDQQRAVEEQLERVAKAFVDHYYNLFDTNRAALSCLYDSSSMLSFEGQRIVGAEAIGRKLAQLPFEQCKHSISTVDSQPSPVFGGVLVFVSGNLQLAGEEHQLRFSQMFQLIPTPQGSFFVKNDIFRLNYC; encoded by the exons ATGGATGACGCCGACGGCAAGGACGATCAGCAGAGGGCGGTGGAGGAGCAGCTGGAGAGGGTGGCCAAGGCATTCGTGGATCACTACTACAACCTGTTCGACACCAACCGCGCCGCCCTCTCCTGTCTCTACGACAGCAGCTCGATGCTGTCCTTCGAGGGACAGAGGATCGTGGGCGCGGAGGCGATCGGCCGGAAGCTCGCACAGTTGCCATTCGAGCAGTGCAAGCACTCCATCTCTACCGTCGACAGCCAGCCGTCGCCAGTCTTCGGCGGTGTGCTTGTGTTTGTCAGCGGAAACCTCCAGCTCGCCGGAGAGGAGCATCAGCTCCGTTTCAGCCAA ATGTTTCAGTTGATTCCAACGCCGCAAGGGAGCTTCTTCGTTAAGAATGACATATTTCGACTAAACTACTGCTGA